Proteins from a single region of Polyangium spumosum:
- the tsaB gene encoding tRNA (adenosine(37)-N6)-threonylcarbamoyltransferase complex dimerization subunit type 1 TsaB yields MRLLAISTSTPRGSAAVFDGDRLLGASVYTDLAGHAERIFLAAAEALAAAGAAAASIEAFACDIGPGSFTGVRVGVAAAKGMALGRGAPLAGVGSLEAMAADAFTSGRAGPHDLVVAALDAKKQELFLAAFDATGAVCWAPRHVPRAEAAALVLAGPGASLPPGGLLRVVGEVAAEDPALAPYLLRAPSFDLPDAVAVGRVALGRLAAGADRFDPELVEPLYVRPPDAKPMASSGPG; encoded by the coding sequence ATGCGGCTGCTCGCCATCTCCACCTCCACGCCTCGCGGCAGCGCGGCCGTCTTCGACGGCGACAGGCTGCTCGGCGCGTCCGTCTACACGGACCTCGCGGGCCACGCCGAGCGTATCTTCCTCGCGGCCGCCGAGGCCCTCGCCGCGGCCGGCGCCGCCGCCGCGTCGATCGAGGCCTTCGCTTGTGACATCGGCCCCGGCTCCTTCACGGGCGTCCGGGTCGGGGTCGCGGCGGCGAAGGGCATGGCCCTCGGCCGAGGCGCCCCGCTCGCCGGCGTGGGTTCACTCGAAGCCATGGCCGCGGACGCCTTCACGAGCGGCCGGGCCGGTCCGCACGACCTCGTGGTCGCCGCCCTCGACGCCAAGAAACAAGAGCTCTTCCTCGCCGCCTTCGACGCCACCGGCGCCGTCTGCTGGGCCCCGCGCCACGTGCCGCGCGCCGAAGCGGCCGCGCTCGTGCTCGCCGGCCCGGGCGCCTCGCTCCCGCCGGGTGGCCTGCTCCGCGTCGTGGGTGAAGTCGCGGCCGAAGATCCCGCGCTCGCGCCCTACCTCCTCCGCGCGCCCTCCTTCGACCTGCCCGACGCCGTCGCCGTGGGGCGCGTCGCGCTCGGGCGCCTCGCCGCTGGAGCGGACCGCTTCGACCCCGAGCTCGTCGAGCCGCTTTACGTCCGTCCGCCCGACGCGAAGCCGATGGCATCGAGCGGGCCCGGCTAG
- a CDS encoding Crp/Fnr family transcriptional regulator: MVDLPDQDPEAAEAARVLIARFGRSFQPGEVIYREGEPGTEAYLLEEGRVRLLKKVRGAERSLMVLKPGDLFGESALLPGAERSSTAVALSAGLALAIDQTTLQNLLEHNAGIASRIVKQLVRRLRDAEDQIELIMLTDVQSKIVSALLKLAQQAREPGGTSALFSVSPMELATRVGLDVDTVKRSVQKLREGQYIRVADERLEVPDIEGLRKLYALLGQKDEVASEA; the protein is encoded by the coding sequence ATGGTGGACCTTCCCGACCAAGACCCCGAGGCCGCCGAGGCTGCGCGTGTGCTCATCGCGCGGTTCGGCCGCAGCTTTCAGCCCGGCGAGGTGATCTACCGGGAGGGTGAGCCTGGCACGGAGGCGTACCTGCTCGAGGAGGGCCGCGTGCGCTTGCTCAAGAAGGTGCGCGGCGCCGAGCGCAGCTTGATGGTGCTCAAGCCGGGTGATCTCTTCGGCGAGTCGGCCCTCTTGCCGGGCGCCGAGCGCTCCTCGACCGCGGTCGCGCTCTCCGCCGGCCTCGCGCTCGCGATCGACCAGACGACGCTGCAGAACCTGCTCGAGCACAACGCCGGCATCGCCTCGCGGATCGTCAAGCAGCTCGTGCGCCGGCTGCGGGACGCCGAGGATCAGATCGAGCTCATCATGCTCACGGACGTGCAGTCGAAGATCGTGAGCGCGCTGCTCAAGCTCGCCCAGCAGGCCCGCGAGCCTGGGGGCACGAGCGCGCTCTTCTCCGTCTCGCCGATGGAGCTCGCCACGCGCGTGGGCCTCGACGTCGACACCGTCAAGCGCAGCGTGCAGAAGCTCCGGGAGGGCCAGTACATCCGCGTGGCGGACGAGCGGCTCGAGGTCCCGGACATCGAGGGCCTGCGCAAGCTCTACGCCTTGCTCGGACAGAAGGACGAGGTCGCGAGCGAGGCCTGA
- a CDS encoding tetratricopeptide repeat protein codes for MRGPAALACSVLLPVLLPIVVVFGPACGGAQERADVVDAKARAEYDLGRESFEAGRLREALGHVQASLRIDETNPDAHYLGAVILLAFCAADETSSDCRFEEAERHVRAALEHAPDMRDAKNVLGVILVHRKKYDEAIAVLKPLAEDILYGSPEQAWGNLGWAYLSRGSVDEAIDALRRSLAAQPLFCVGNYRLGLAYEKKGELALAREAFTRALETDKPQCQRLQEGFAARARVAAKLGQQDHAREDLERCRDVAPATVAGKRCAAELGSMQ; via the coding sequence ATGCGTGGCCCTGCGGCGCTTGCTTGCTCGGTCTTGCTCCCGGTCCTGCTTCCGATCGTGGTGGTGTTCGGGCCGGCTTGCGGCGGCGCGCAGGAGCGGGCCGACGTGGTCGACGCGAAGGCGCGGGCCGAGTACGACCTCGGGCGCGAGTCGTTCGAGGCCGGGCGGCTGCGCGAGGCGCTCGGCCATGTGCAGGCCTCCCTTCGAATCGACGAAACGAACCCCGACGCCCACTACCTCGGGGCCGTCATTCTTTTGGCATTCTGCGCGGCGGACGAGACGTCGAGCGACTGTCGGTTCGAGGAGGCGGAGCGCCACGTGCGCGCCGCGCTCGAGCATGCGCCCGACATGCGGGACGCAAAGAACGTGCTCGGCGTGATTCTCGTGCATCGGAAAAAGTACGACGAGGCCATCGCCGTGCTGAAGCCGCTGGCCGAGGACATTCTTTATGGTTCCCCGGAGCAGGCCTGGGGAAATCTCGGTTGGGCATATCTTTCGCGTGGCAGTGTCGACGAGGCCATCGACGCGCTTCGGCGGTCGCTCGCGGCGCAACCCTTGTTCTGTGTCGGTAACTACCGGCTCGGGCTGGCGTACGAGAAAAAAGGCGAGCTCGCGCTTGCGCGAGAGGCCTTTACGCGGGCGCTCGAGACGGATAAACCTCAGTGTCAGAGGCTCCAGGAGGGCTTCGCCGCCCGCGCTCGCGTGGCGGCAAAACTCGGGCAGCAAGACCATGCCCGGGAAGATCTCGAGCGATGCCGCGACGTGGCCCCGGCGACAGTGGCCGGCAAACGTTGCGCCGCGGAACTCGGATCGATGCAATGA